The sequence ATTTCATATGGATGAAAGGATTATgaagaaacttttttttgaagaaaCTATTATGAGAAACTTTACTATGCTCCAGTAAGCAACAAGCTTTTGATTAACATGTTTGATACACATTGCTCTAGAAAGCCTATTTAGTACTGGAAGGCCAAAAACAGAGGAGTGTATTAGGTGCTtgggaaaaatataaaaattagcCTTGAAAATTGGTTAATGGCGGATGGGATTTCAGTGTTTACATcgatatttattattaatattcccCTCCTTTTCTGTCCCATTCTACTATGGAAACTAAATGAGCTTTCATAAtgtcttaacttttttttttttttttccctaactgtttttcttttcttttctctgtcctgCAGCCCCTCTCTTCAGTTTGAAGCAGCTTGGGCTCTGACCAACATTGCCTCTGGGACATCAGCACAGACTCAGGCTGTGGTTAAATCCAGTAAGTTCACCCCATGTTCTGTCTTCCTGCGGGCTGTGTTTGGAGACTGTCTGCAGTCTGCCAAGCAAgcatgtttatttgtttttcattcaatTGAAGCAGTAAGTCATTTTTAGGGGTACAGGCCTGAGGGGGCTGGAGGCCACTGGATCCCTATTAAAACTGCTcaggttttttattattattcaaggTTTTTCCTTGCTCAGAATTTGCTTTTGGGGGGAAACATTAAGTGTGGGTCTATGGTTTGTCCCCCATGGAATTTTGAGCTTCAAATACTTAAATTCCTGCATTCTAATACATTTTTAGGCACCAATTTATCGTAAAAAATTCCTCGCGATCATAAAAGGCTggatcatgtggatgcgccatcagtgttgtcattacttagaattcttcattggcgcgacagaaactacgcactatagcttaaaTATTTGCCAGTGCGCATTAGTTGTTTGGCTTTAAAGATGTCATTTGCAGATCTAATCCATtacactttttgtcaaattcagtgAATATCTCCTCACTAGCTGTCTGTTTTGTGTGcgcacttgaaaaaaaaatctggtgtTCATACACAGCCCTGGCTCTGTAAATGGGGAACCAACAAAGCGGCTCGGATTGAACCACACAACACTATtctgttgccgtggtcctgctacacgtcctgcgatgccgttacatcctgctacgctctgcagtACCCCgctatgtcctgctgtgccctgtaacgctgtgcagtgccctgctatgccatgaactactacaaactactatttctagtcactgttccattatcttttactgtgactgttattgccactattcattacacccccaaccAGCCCCGTCAGACAcaacctaccaagagcctgactctgtccgaggtttcttcctaaaagggagtttttcctcgccactgtcacacttaATGGaaatactggaattgttgggtccttgtaaattatagtgtgtgttctagacctactctatctgtaaagtgtcgtgataactcttgttatgaactgaCAGGGGAAAGGCCGTGGAGGTATAAAGACAGGCAGTGGGAGCGAGAGGGACGATAAATCTGGCAAACGTTCTGCAGGAGCCCTGACGGGAGGGGTGTATTTGTTTGGGTGTTGAGTTCAAATATCAACAATCCTTTTACAGAATTGCAGACTTCATTTTTAAGGGGCCATGTTGACTTTGGCTAATAAAGAGGAATCTTTTTGGAGTGAATACACAATTTTCTCTCTGCAATTTTGTTAATACACCTCCTtaggtttagaaaaaaagagttgtgGCGCAGTCATGGGTTAATTTTATTAGGCTTTCATTGTGACTGTAGTTTCACAATCCTTCCACCCTGGGCAAGTTTGGGCATTTGATATTCTGTTTGTGTATCCAGATGCAGTGCCCCTGTTCCTGCGACTGCTGCACTCTCCCCATCAGAACGTATGTGAACAGGCAGTATGGGCTTTAGGAAACATTATAGGTAAGTACTGTCATCAAATGGAAGTGTGTACACATATATACTGCTTGGATGTAGCTGTTGAGTTATATTAACCTCTGCCCCCTTGCCTACCCAGGTGATGGTCCACAGTGCAGGGATTATGTCATCTCCCTGGGTGTGGTCAAGCCCCTGCTCTCGTTTATCAACCCATCAATCCCCATCACCTTCCTCCGCAATGTCACCTGGGTCATTGTTAACCTCTGCCGCAACAAGGATCCCCCGCCTCCTATGGAAACTGTGCAAGAGGTTcgtgcgtttgtgtgtatgcatgtgtgcagGCTCCATGTGCTAGACAGATGGATGTGTTGCTTTGCAGTTGACGGTGTCACTGCAGGCTGAGTCACACAAGAGCCTCAGTAGCCAAATAACCCAGGGGAATTTCTAACTATAAAGCTCTTAAAGCAACATTTGAAGTCTGGTTTTGACAGCTATTCctctttgtgatttttatttgtttgcctTTTTACTCTGCTCTGTTTTTGCATTCACCTCATCCATCTATACCTCTACCTACATCCAACCCACTCACAACCTACTTTTCTTTCCCACAGATTTTGCCTGCCCTCTGTGTGCTAATATATCACACCGATATAAATGTAAGAATCAGAGCGAAGGGTGATTGTCCTTTTGTATTTACTGATTTTTATagattgtaaagaaaaatgactTGCAGTCTTACGAACTCATGTGTCCGCATGTTTAGATCCTAGTAGACACAGTGTGGGCTCTGTCCTATCTGACGGACGGGGGCAATGAGCAGATCCAAATGGTCATTGATTCTGGAGTCGTTCCATTTCTTGTGCCTCTCCTCAGCCATCAGGAGGTCAAAGTTCAGGTGAggctttgttttattaattgaaTTCATTAGTCTTGGTCTACAGGAAGATGACCATTTCACAATTTTATTAGAATAAAGTAATCagcacatttttttgtatttatcatCTTTGTCTTTGAACTGCAGACAGCAGCTCTGAGGGCGGTGGGTAACATTGTGACAGGAACAGACGAGCAGACACAGGTTGTGCTCAACTGTGACGTCCTCTCACACTTCCCCAACCTGCTCACACACCCTAAAGAAAAGATAAACAAGGTATCACCAtcagttttcatgttttttttgtttattttctaagTCTGCCGGTTTCTTACGGCTTTGAATAGAATTTAGCACATTAATTTAATTGTGAAGGTGCTGTAGCTATACACTGATGAGTGTAAAATACTCATGAAATCGAAGGGTAACACCAGagttacaaataaaaaagattgggttacactttactttaaaggtatctacataagagtgacatgacactgtcatgaacgtgtcgtAAACATTATAAACCAGTCATAGATGTTTGACGTAacacttcttttagtaagtgtcgtTAGGTTTTGTCATGATAAGTAATGTTACCAAAGATTGAAAAAATTGAACTgtataatctaaaaaaaatcgCCTGTTTAGTTCAatcaaagtaaaatgtaatgtaaaaatgcaCGGTGAAAgcgggtgtgggtgggtggctGGCTCTAATAAAGAGCAGGTTTTAAGCATTTGTGATTGGTCTGTTTGCAGGAAGCAGTCTGGTTCCTGTCCAACATTACAGCTGGGAACCAGCAGCAGGTCCAAGCTGTGATCGATGCTGGGCTGATTCCTATGATCATTCACCAGCTGGCTAAGGTTTGTCCATGGGGGAAGAGCAAGATATACATTCCTAAAGCTTTATCTTCTCTATTCTTTCTATTCAGTTTTCTGAACCAATGGTAAAACACgctgacattttggaaaagcAAAATTTTTTCATAAATCCTAAAAATTATTGTGCATTGACACTTTCTGTTTTGTAGCCAGAGAATCATAACTCTTGGCAAAAACGAATTGTACACTGAATGCAAACATGGCCTAGAATTTTCTATGTCTTGGCATTAATGCTTTTGTAGAAAAGAGCTGCTATGTGCACATCTTAGTGACAGCTTGTCTCTCTACAGGGCGACTTTGGTACACAGAAGGAGGCAGCGTGGGCAATCAGCAACCTCACCATCAGTGGGAGAAAAGACCAGGTGAGTTGGGCTTTGGGACTAATGATGGAGAAATCTGgagcttgtttttattaatttacagaTACTATGCGGGATTAAGTTAGTTTTTATTCAACAtaagtttgtttattttaactgCTGAACCCCTACCTACCATGCGAGTCAGTCATATACTATTCCATAATTTCAATAGTAAATGTTTAACTTGccatttcacattttcttcaAGAGGCAGAACTGTCCCCATTATTGAAGGGTGAAACTAGGCAATGTTGACTTGAGTGAAATAACAAGGACGTGTTCCGCACTTGTAACCATGTACCTATGTTGTAATCAAGTATGgatgcggtgtgtgtgtgggtttgtgtagGTGGAGTTTCTGGTGGAGCAGAATGTCATCCCCCCGTTTTGTAACCTGCTGTCGGTGAAGGACTCGCAGGTGGTGCAGGTGGTCCTGGACGGCCTGAAGAACATCCTCATCATGGCAGGGGACGAAGCCAGCACTATTGCTGAGATCATAGAGGAGTGTGGAGGTTGGTATCTGGATAATGGTTTCCCTGCATTATGTCCCGTCTGCtctcttcatttgttttaatctcTTTATAcattaaacatgtttgtttttttatgggaACATTGGTGCATTTTTTTCGTCCAAGGACTAGAGTTTTGGGTATATTATTTTCCTGTCTTATTGCGCAAACAAGTACATATTTTGACAACCTTCTTGATTGTATAATTGAAATGTGTAAGTTACTGACATGACTAGTTTCTGGTGTTAATGTTGTTAATAACAGGAAATTATGTTTGGCCTTGTTTCGATTTTTCAGGTTTGGAGAAGATAGAAAATTTGCAGCAGCATGAGAATGAAGATATCTACAAACTAGCCTTTGAGATCATTGATCAGTACTTTTCAGGAGATGATGTAAGTTTACCTCAAGTGatcttcatgtgtttttttctgctcgTACACCAACTACCTGTGCCGTAATCTCACCATAACTGTCGTTTTCAGATTGATGAAGATCCAAGCTTGATCCCTGACACCACTCAAGGAGGGACCTTCAACTTTGATCCAGCTTCCAACATGCAAACAAAGGAGTTTAATTTCTAAAAGCCAGGATGTTTGGTTCAACCAGCTGCACGGGTACTCTGTATTCACTCCAGACATTCATTGATCTCTCCTCAAACCTGGCAACCTGGTACCGAAGGATTTACTTCCATCAATTCAACAAAGAAACTCACCACTGAAGGATTTACCCACCCCCACATCTGCACTGCagggtgtttatttttttttgttaatggtCATCCTTCACCAAACATGGCAACCCACCATAGGAGTCCTGGTCTTACAACAGGCACTATTACCATCTGGCAGCCTGCATCAGGAGGGTTGTCAGTTTTCTCTGCCAGTGCTTTGAAATATCACATGAAAACCACAATAAAACCAGAAGGAAGAAAAAGCCTTCATGGCATGATTTAATTGCCAAATTTCAAGTcttcacaaagacaaaaacacaagcacatttcaaacacacatttacactttttgACACTTAGGATTTGTGTGCATACTTCTGTTAGAAGCCATCGTATCACTTATGGGGAAGAACTACTgctgtttttgtgcttttatttttgtgctttCCCTCCCCTGGATTGTTCTCTGGTATTATTTCACCtacgtgcacacacactgacatacaAGTACACATGTCAACACACTTTATTCACACAGATTACCGATAGCCAGGCACCCCAATAACCCTCTCTTACCCAGTTTAAACAGTTAATCCCAGAGCTAACCATGATCAACCACGGACCCCCACTGCTCTCACAAGGAGGGATGAAAGGGCTCCAAGGCATAGAGAGGACTCCGTGGCACACTGACTGACGGGACTTCTGACTCAATGACGTCAATTTTTTTAACGTGACCTCTGTTTAATTatcaacatttgtttaaaaaaaaaaaaaaagtgaagaaaatgccataatttttttcttcttttttcaatatacaaCTGTAAACCCTGCTAACTGCCTGCTTGTGATTCAGCAGAGCGGATGTCAATACCTGTAACAGGAGGAGGCACCTTTAGGTGAAGGCGGAGAGACTTAAGAGAAGACGAACAAGTCGGCTTTGGCGTCTATCCCCCTACAGGACACCCACTAGTGCAGCACAAGCTCGGTCACGTCCTGTGATCAAGTGAAGTGTTTGCTTGGGACTCCCCTGTAATGTGAAACTtggaacgggggggggggggctttgacaaagcaaaaaacaaaagctgagCTAAAATCAACCCGAATTGCTTAGCCTGACCttattttaattcttttaaatTCTCTCTTCAAACCAATATTTTAGGTTTATGTTTCAGCTTCTTCTGGTTGAGTCTGTGGAGCTTCCATAtgtctgttttactttttacttttcttcagTCTTATGCACACGTCTGAGAAGGCATATTGATGTCTGCCTGCAGAAAGGGACCTATGCTCCTTAAAGACTAGACTTATATAACGAGTACAGGTCCTAATTACAGTACTTAACTACTTTTCGATGAAAAGGTCACATGTCATCACTCAATTTGAATAATTGTACAAAAATGTGATGTGTATCTCTCCTCCTTGCCGTCTAATGAattatatgaatatatttacataaaGCCTGTACAAAGCTGCTGCAGCTGACAGTCATTGGATGGACAATAACCTTACTGTCACAGATGGCTGGGGAggggtttattttgtttttgttgaagcaatatttctgtttcaatgtttttatttttgacttgTGTATGTATTGTGATGACATGCTGATGAATTGGaacaggctgtttttttttgttttgtttttctctctctctcttcgtaGTGGTGACGGGCTGTTTAAAATGTGCCGTCCCATGTCCCAGTTGGTGTATGGGTGAGGGTTCCATGTGTCAAGGTTTGAACCCAACCCTAGCCCTGGTCTTGAAGACTTTATGATCCTCTGGTTGGCTGCTAACTACTGAGAGGGGGTCAGgacagggtgggggggtgggggggggtcatacTGGGGTTTTAAATGTTGGGTTGTTTTGAGCAGTCCATGCTTGTTTTTGGGACTGGCTGTTTAATACTGAACAAAACTATAGAGAGGGTGTACAGTCATGAAATAGCAGACTAGACCGAGCCACTTTAAAGATTTA is a genomic window of Etheostoma spectabile isolate EspeVRDwgs_2016 chromosome 11, UIUC_Espe_1.0, whole genome shotgun sequence containing:
- the LOC116697754 gene encoding LOW QUALITY PROTEIN: importin subunit alpha-4 (The sequence of the model RefSeq protein was modified relative to this genomic sequence to represent the inferred CDS: inserted 1 base in 1 codon); its protein translation is MAENAGLENHRIKSFKNKGRDVETMRRHRNEVTVELRKNKRDEHLLKKXNVPQEESLDDSDVDSDFKGQNVTLDAILQNATSDNAVVQLSAVQAARKLLSSDRNPPIDDLIKSGILPILVKCLERDDNPSLQFEAAWALTNIASGTSAQTQAVVKSNAVPLFLRLLHSPHQNVCEQAVWALGNIIGDGPQCRDYVISLGVVKPLLSFINPSIPITFLRNVTWVIVNLCRNKDPPPPMETVQEILPALCVLIYHTDINILVDTVWALSYLTDGGNEQIQMVIDSGVVPFLVPLLSHQEVKVQTAALRAVGNIVTGTDEQTQVVLNCDVLSHFPNLLTHPKEKINKEAVWFLSNITAGNQQQVQAVIDAGLIPMIIHQLAKGDFGTQKEAAWAISNLTISGRKDQVEFLVEQNVIPPFCNLLSVKDSQVVQVVLDGLKNILIMAGDEASTIAEIIEECGGLEKIENLQQHENEDIYKLAFEIIDQYFSGDDIDEDPSLIPDTTQGGTFNFDPASNMQTKEFNF